A stretch of DNA from Pseudomonadota bacterium:
ATTGACTACATTTAAGCAGTACTGTTTTCATTTTTATATTCTTTTGTGTTCTTTTAACCCGCCTTGCAGGATATTCCCTTTTCTGGTATTCTATCCTACCGGCTAAGACAATATAACCATGGAGATATGTTGCTGAGGATATATGCGTAATTTTTTTGATTTCACATTAGATGGACTCGAAATAGCAATCAGTGCACTGGGTAATAAGAAGTACAGGGCAAGACAGCTCTATAAATGGATTTACAACAAAGGCGTACTTGACTTCGCCGAGATGAGCAACATCTCAAAAGGCTTGAGAATACTGTTCAAGGACATGTTCTCCACGGGTCTTCCTGAAATAAAAGAGGTACTGACATCCAGGGATGGCTCAATGAAATTTGGATTTTCAGCTGAAGATGGCAAGGTTATAGAGGGTGTCTTCATCCCCGAAAAAGAGAGAAACACACTGTGTGTATCCACTCAAATTGGCTGCAGGATGGGCTGCAAATTCTGTGTGACCGGGAAGATAGGCTTTATAAGAAACCTCTCTGTTTCTG
This window harbors:
- a CDS encoding 23S rRNA (adenine(2503)-C2)-methyltransferase — translated: MRNFFDFTLDGLEIAISALGNKKYRARQLYKWIYNKGVLDFAEMSNISKGLRILFKDMFSTGLPEIKEVLTSRDGSMKFGFSAEDGKVIEGVFIPEKERNTLCVSTQIGCRMGCKFCVTGKIGFIRNLSVSEIIGQVMGVRQYLHDRRITNIVFMGMGEPIDNLDNL